From Excalfactoria chinensis isolate bCotChi1 chromosome 4, bCotChi1.hap2, whole genome shotgun sequence, one genomic window encodes:
- the FGG gene encoding fibrinogen gamma chain has translation MAPSEMGLKLGRWVPLGYLLSLLFSTSMAYIATRENCCILDERFGSYCPTTCGIADFFNKYRLTTDGELLEIERLLQQAANSTGSIEYLIQHIKTIYPTDKQTLPQSVESLTQKSKKIIEEIIRYENTILAHENTIQQLTDMHIMNSNKITQLKQKIAQLESHCQEPCKDTVEILETTGRDCQDIANKGARKSGLYFIKPQKAKQSFLVYCEIDTYGNGWTVLQRRLDGSEDFQRNWVQYKEGFGHLSPDDTTEFWLGNEKIHLITTQSTLPYALRIELEDWSGKKGTADYAVFKVGTEEDKYRLTYAYFIGGEAGDAFDGFNFGGDASDKSFTYHNGMRFSTYDNDNDNYEGNCAEQDGSGWWMNRCHAGHLNGKYYIGGVYSPRDGDPDSYDNGIIWATWRDRWYSMKKTTMKIIPFNRLSIDGQQHSGGIKQVGDS, from the exons ATGGCACCCAGTGAGATGGGGTTAAAGCTGGGCAGATGGGTGCCTCTGGGGTatctcctctcccttctcttctccaccAGCATGGCG TACATTGCTACCAGAGAAAACTGCTGCATACTAGATGAGCGATTT GGTAGCTACTGCCCCACAACTTGTGGCATTGCAGATTTCTTTAACAAATACCGTCTCACTACGGATGGTGAATTGTTAGAAATTGAGAGACTTCTGCAGCAAGCTGCTAACTCTACAGGATCAATAGAATATTTGATTCAACACATCAAAACCATCTATCCTACAGATAAGCAGACACTACCAC AATCAGTCGAGAGTTTGACTCAAAAGtctaaaaaaataattgaagaaaTTATCAGATACGAAAACACGATTTTGGCTCATGAAAATACTATACA GCAGTTGACAGATATGCATATAATGAACAGCAACAAGATCacacagctgaaacagaagaTTGCTCAGCTTGAGTCACACTGTCAGGAACCATGCAAGGATACTGTTGAAATACTGGAGACAACTGGAAGAG ATTGTCAAGATATTGCAAATAAAGGTGCCAGGAAAAGTGGTCTTTACTTCATCAAGCCTCAAAAAGCTAAGCAGTCATTCCTAGTCTACTGTGAGATTGACACATATGGCAACGGTTGGACAGTATTACAGAGG aGATTGGATGGGAGTGAGGACTTCCAGAGAAACTGGGTTCAATACAAGGAAGGATTTGGACATCTGTCACCAGATGACACCACAGAATTTTGGCTGGGCAATGAAAAGATTCATTTAATAACTACGCAGTCCACTCTGCCTTATGCCTTGCGAATAGAGCTGGAGGACTGGTCTGGCAAGAAAGG CACTGCTGACTATGCGGTATTCAAAGTGGGAACTGAAGAAGACAAGTACAGATTGACCTATGCCTACTTTATTGGTGGCGAAGCTGGAGATGCCTTTGATGGCTTTAATTTTGGAGGTGATGCAAGTGACAAATCCTTTACCTACCATAATGGCATGCGCTTCAGCACCTATGATAATGACAATGACAATTATGAGGGCAACTGTGCCGAGCAAGATGGATCTGGATGGTGGATGAACAGATGCCATGCTGGTCACCTCAATGGAAAATATTATATAG GTGGCGTGTACTCACCTAGAGATGGTGACCCAGATTCATATGACAATGGCATTATATGGGCAACATGGCGTGACCGATGGTACTCCATGAAGAAAACTACAATGAAAATCATCCCATTCAACAGACTCTCAATAGATGGACAGCAGCACTCAGGCGGCATCAAGCAG gttGGAGACTCATAA